A portion of the Sulfuricurvum kujiense DSM 16994 genome contains these proteins:
- a CDS encoding leucine-rich repeat-containing protein kinase family protein, whose protein sequence is MHTLAQLRSGELKGATRLTLRENLTSFPEEIFDLADTLEILDLSNNRLSSLPNDINRLKKLKIAFFSNNRFTSLPSFKGCEHLYMVGFKSNQIETFDEEVLPESISWLILTDNRLVNLPRSIGNLCKLQKCALAGNQLESLPDEMASCRNLELLRLSANNLHEIPSWLWNLPKLSWLAFSGNPCSPKAQFELQEIAYESLEVKEKLGSGASGDIYKAYSNADEQSVALKLFKGAITSDGYAHDEMNATMSTGEHPNLIKVLSKVAGDERLGLVLEYIPDVYRNLGLPPDFETCTRDTFTEETSFSIETVYAVAKAIASAAAHLHARGLMHGDLYAHNILINDDDHCYLGDFGAASFYEPCEKAFEKIEVRAFGCLIEDMLSLCPAKEGAIYTMLEELREKCMNEAVEERPLFSEMGL, encoded by the coding sequence TGGCACAATTGCGCTCCGGTGAACTCAAAGGGGCAACACGGCTAACTCTCCGTGAGAACCTCACCTCTTTCCCCGAAGAGATATTCGATCTGGCCGATACTTTAGAGATTCTGGATCTGAGCAACAACCGCCTCTCTTCGCTTCCAAATGATATAAACAGACTGAAAAAACTGAAAATAGCCTTCTTCTCCAATAACCGCTTTACCTCCCTCCCCTCGTTCAAAGGGTGCGAACACCTTTATATGGTAGGATTTAAAAGCAATCAGATCGAAACCTTTGACGAAGAAGTTCTTCCTGAGTCTATCAGCTGGCTCATTCTGACCGACAACCGCCTCGTAAACCTTCCCCGCTCTATCGGAAACTTGTGCAAACTGCAAAAATGTGCACTGGCAGGGAACCAACTCGAATCACTCCCCGACGAGATGGCCTCATGCCGGAACTTAGAGCTTCTCCGCCTCTCGGCGAATAACCTCCATGAGATCCCCTCATGGCTATGGAATCTGCCGAAACTCTCATGGCTCGCCTTTTCGGGGAATCCGTGCAGTCCGAAGGCTCAGTTTGAACTTCAAGAGATTGCCTACGAATCGTTAGAGGTGAAAGAAAAATTGGGTTCGGGGGCTTCGGGGGATATTTACAAAGCCTACTCAAACGCGGATGAACAGTCCGTTGCCCTGAAACTCTTCAAAGGTGCCATCACGAGCGACGGCTATGCCCACGATGAGATGAACGCCACCATGAGTACCGGGGAGCATCCGAACCTCATCAAAGTCCTCTCGAAAGTAGCGGGGGATGAGCGTCTGGGGCTGGTACTCGAATACATCCCCGATGTATACCGCAATCTCGGACTTCCCCCCGATTTTGAGACCTGCACCCGCGATACGTTCACCGAAGAGACCTCATTTTCTATCGAAACCGTCTACGCCGTCGCAAAAGCTATTGCCTCTGCAGCGGCACACCTGCACGCACGAGGGCTGATGCACGGCGATCTCTACGCCCACAACATCCTCATCAACGACGATGACCACTGCTATCTTGGGGATTTCGGCGCGGCGAGCTTTTACGAACCGTGCGAAAAAGCATTTGAGAAAATCGAAGTGCGGGCATTCGGATGCCTTATCGAAGATATGCTCTCGCTCTGCCCTGCCAAAGAGGGAGCTATCTATACTATGTTAGAAGAGCTAAGAGAGAAATGTATGAATGAAGCAGTAGAAGAGAGACCGCTATTTAGTGAGATGGGGTTGTAA